TTACGATACTCGCTTGTTGATGGTCATTGCGGTTGGATCGCTCTTGCTTTTTAGAGTTTCGAACATTCATTTCAAAGATGTATCGTTTGTTTTAGCTTTTGCAGGTGTTTTTGCCGCTTTGAATCTTATCATGGTCTATCTGTTTGCTCCTCAGTACGGAGTGGAGATTTATGGTCAACAGACGGTCTGGTTCAGCGGATTAGGCAGTTATACCGTGACTGCGCAGGAAATCTTTTATTTGTTTAATTTGTTCTTAAAATATCTCTGCACCATTCCTTTGGCGGTTATTTTTCTGATGACCACTCATCCCAGTCAGTTTGCATCCAGTTTGAATCAAATCGGAATTCCTTATAAAATTGCCTATTCTGTCAGTTTGACGCTGCGCTATATTCCTGACCTGCAGGAGGAATTTTACCTAATCAGAATGTCGCAAGAAGCGCGTGGCTTGGAATTGTCCAAAAAAGCAAAATTAAGCCAGCGTATCAAAGGGAACTTGCAAATCATTATTCCATTGATTTTTAGCTCGCTGGAGCGGATTGATACGATTGCGACAGCCATGGAATTGCGCCGTTTTGGTAAAAATAAGAAGCGGACTTGGTACACTTATCAGGCTTTTCAGAGATTGGATATTGAAGTGATTTTGCTGGCTATTTTATTTTTACTACTCAGTTTTTTACTCTTTTTTGTTAATCACGATCGCTTTTACAATCCTTGGCTATAAACGAAAATTGAAATGTATATAGGAGGAAGGAAATGGTTGCATTGGTAACAGGAGCTTCAGCTGGTTTTGGTGAAGCCATTTGTCGTCGATTGGTGGCAGAAGGTCACCGAGTGATTGGAGCAGCGAGAAGATTGGAAAAGCTGACACAACTTCAAGAGGAGTTGGGTTTTGAAAATTTTTATCCGCTTCAAATGGATGTGTCGGATACAAAAAGTGTGGATCAGGCCTTAGAACATTTGCCAGAGACTTGGCGAACGATTGATATTTTGGTCAATAATGCAGGTTTGGCATTGGGCTTAGACAAGGCTTATGAGGCAGATATGCAAGACTGGTTGACGATGATTCAGACCAATATTATTGGTTTGGTTTATCTAACACGTCAGATCCTACCGCAAATGGTAGAGCGAGATAGCGGATTGATTATCAATCTAGGTTCGACTGCTGGAACGGTTCCTTATCCAGGTGCCAACGTCTATGGA
This Streptococcus anginosus DNA region includes the following protein-coding sequences:
- a CDS encoding energy-coupling factor transporter transmembrane component T family protein, which gives rise to MLNQQKLIGYHAGTTFLHRLSGASKLLFFILVSTAAMISYDTRLLMVIAVGSLLLFRVSNIHFKDVSFVLAFAGVFAALNLIMVYLFAPQYGVEIYGQQTVWFSGLGSYTVTAQEIFYLFNLFLKYLCTIPLAVIFLMTTHPSQFASSLNQIGIPYKIAYSVSLTLRYIPDLQEEFYLIRMSQEARGLELSKKAKLSQRIKGNLQIIIPLIFSSLERIDTIATAMELRRFGKNKKRTWYTYQAFQRLDIEVILLAILFLLLSFLLFFVNHDRFYNPWL
- a CDS encoding SDR family oxidoreductase; the encoded protein is MVALVTGASAGFGEAICRRLVAEGHRVIGAARRLEKLTQLQEELGFENFYPLQMDVSDTKSVDQALEHLPETWRTIDILVNNAGLALGLDKAYEADMQDWLTMIQTNIIGLVYLTRQILPQMVERDSGLIINLGSTAGTVPYPGANVYGASKAFVKQFSLNLRADLAGHHIRVTNIEPGLCEGTEFSTVRFKGDDQRAGKLYEGAHAIQPVDIANTVAWIVGQPPHVNINRIEIMPVSQTFGAQPVFREE